In Phyllostomus discolor isolate MPI-MPIP mPhyDis1 chromosome 2, mPhyDis1.pri.v3, whole genome shotgun sequence, the following are encoded in one genomic region:
- the CARD19 gene encoding caspase recruitment domain-containing protein 19 isoform X2: MTEQTYCDRLVQDTPFLMGHGRLSEQQVDKIILQLNRYYPQILSNKDAEKFRNPKASLRVRLCDLLGHLQRSNERDCQEFYRALYSTPSPCTAACPATHLALQGAAKGPACPGLLPHHCGQARQPLSAGLPDR; the protein is encoded by the exons ATGACAG AGCAGACCTACTGTGACCGGCTGGTCCAGGACACACCTTTCCTGATGGGCCACGGGCGCCTGAGTGAGCAGCAGGTGGACAAGATCATCCTCCAGCTGAACCGCTATTACCCCCAGATCCTCAGCAACAAGGATGCAGAAAAG TTCCGGAACCCCAAGGCATCCCTGCGTGTGCGGCTGTGTGACCTCTTGGGCCATCTACAACGTAGCAACGAGAGGGATTGCCAGGAGTTCTACCGAGCTCTATACTCCACGCCCAGCCCCTGCACCGCTGCCTGCCCAGCGACGCACCTTGC ACTCCAAGGTGCTGCCAAAGGCCCGGCGTGTCCTGGGCTTCTCCCCCATCATTGTGGACAGGCACGTCAGCCGCTTTCTGCTGGCCTTCCTGACAGATAA
- the CARD19 gene encoding caspase recruitment domain-containing protein 19 isoform X1, with translation MTEQTYCDRLVQDTPFLMGHGRLSEQQVDKIILQLNRYYPQILSNKDAEKFRNPKASLRVRLCDLLGHLQRSNERDCQEFYRALYSTPSPCTAACPATHLATMAFLACLGLAAGLALPHLCCPSDSKVLPKARRVLGFSPIIVDRHVSRFLLAFLTDNLGGL, from the exons ATGACAG AGCAGACCTACTGTGACCGGCTGGTCCAGGACACACCTTTCCTGATGGGCCACGGGCGCCTGAGTGAGCAGCAGGTGGACAAGATCATCCTCCAGCTGAACCGCTATTACCCCCAGATCCTCAGCAACAAGGATGCAGAAAAG TTCCGGAACCCCAAGGCATCCCTGCGTGTGCGGCTGTGTGACCTCTTGGGCCATCTACAACGTAGCAACGAGAGGGATTGCCAGGAGTTCTACCGAGCTCTATACTCCACGCCCAGCCCCTGCACCGCTGCCTGCCCAGCGACGCACCTTGC GACCATGGCCTTTCTGGCCTGTCTCGGCCTGGCTGCGGGGCTGGCACTCCCTCATCTATGCTGCCCTTCAG ACTCCAAGGTGCTGCCAAAGGCCCGGCGTGTCCTGGGCTTCTCCCCCATCATTGTGGACAGGCACGTCAGCCGCTTTCTGCTGGCCTTCCTGACAGATAACCTGGGGGGCCTTTGA